The following nucleotide sequence is from Mycobacterium sp. Z3061.
CAGACCGGCGACCACGTTGTCGCGAATCGACATGGCGGGGAAGGGGTTCGGCCGCTGGAACACCATGCCGATGGCCCGGCGTACGCCGACGGGATCGATGCGCGGGCCGTAGATGTCCTCGTCGTCGAGGAGCACGCTGCCTTCCACCCTGCCCCCGGGGACCACCTCGTGCATGCGGTTGAGGGTGCGCAGCACCGTGGTCTTGCCGCAGCCGGATGGGCCGATGAAGGCAGTCACGCTGCGGGGTAGCACCGACAGGGTCACGTCGGCGACCGCATGAAACGACCCGTAGTAGATGTTGACCTCTTTGAGGTCCAACCGTTTGGCCAACTGATGCAGCTCCTGGCTAAGTCTTCTTCGGGGCAAAGGCCTTCGCGACCATCCTGGCCCCGATATTGATGATTGCAATCAACAAGATCAGAGTAAGCGCGGCACCCCACATCCGCTCCGTCGGAACCGGGTCGGCACCGGCGCCGGCGGTCGTCTGGTCATACATCATGCCGGGCAACGACCCCATGAACCCACTGAACATGTCGAAGTTCATAGCGCGCGAATAGCCGACCAAAATCAGCAGCGGCGACGTCTCACCGAGCACCCGGGCCAGCGCCAGCAGAATCCCGGTGAGGATGCCGGAAAGACCGGTCGGAATCACCACTCTGGCGATGGTCTTCCACTTCGGTATCCCGAGCGCGTAACTGGCCTCCCGAAGATCCACGGGCACTATCCGCAACATCTCCTCGGTCGCCCGCGCGATCACCGGAAGCATCATCAGGACCAACGCCAACGACACCGCGAACTGGGAGCGTGGCAGACCCAGCGCCGCGACCCATACCGCGTAGATGAACAGTGCCGCGACGATCGAGGGCACTCCCGCGAGGATGTCCACCGTGAAGGTGACCAGCCGGGCCAACGGGCTGCGGCCGCCGTATTCCACCAGGTAGATGCCCACCAGTACACCAATCGGGATGGAGATCGCCGCGCACGCCAATCCCAGCAGCAGCGTGCCGACGATGGCGTGGTAGGCACCCCCACCGGAATTCAGAGCCGTCGTTCCCGCCTGCGAATGCGTCCACCACGTGCTCGACGCCAGCGCCCTGAACCCATTGACCGCCACCGAACAGAGCAACCAGAGCAGCGGCGCCAGAGCGACCAGCATCGCCAGCGTCACCATAATGGTGGCGACGGCGTTGGCGATGCGACGACGCAGGCCGCGCCCGGCGAGCGTCCGCCATTTCAGCGGGCGGTCCAGCATCGAGGTCACGACCGCGGCCTTACGGCTCTGGTGCCGGCCACAGCCGCTCGGGCCAGCGCGTTCACCACGAACGTGAGCAGGAAGAGCACCAGCCCCGCGGCCAGGTAGGCCCCCGCCTTGTACTGATTGTCGAATTCGGGTGCGGCGGCGGCGATCTTGGTGGCGAAGGTGGACCCGCCGTCGAACAGCGACCAACCGAACGCCGTCTGCGTGCCGCGCAGGATGATCAGCAGAGCGACCGTCTCACCCAGGGCCTGACCCAACCCCAGGATCGACCCGCTGATGAATCCGGACCGCCCGAACGGCAATACCGTCGTCTTGACCACTTCCCAGCGGGTGGCACCCAGCGCGAGCGCGGCCTCGATCTCTTCCTGCGGGGTCTGGACGAATACTTCACGGGTGACCGCGGTGATGATCGGCAGGATCATCACCGCCAGGACGATTCCGGCGGTGAAGATGGTGCCGCCACCGGCCGCCGATGCATTACCGGTCGAGAACAGGAACAGCTGCCCGAGGTGGACGTTGAGCCAGACGGCCACCGGCCGCAACCGCGGCGCCAGCACGTACAGGCCCCAGACCCCGTAGATGATCGACGGCACCGCGGCCAGCAGGTCGACCGTGTACGACAGCGGCGCGGCCAGCCTGCGCGGCGCGTACTGGGTGAGATAGAGCGCCACACCCAGCGCCACCGGCATCGCCAGGGCCAGCGCGAACACCGAGACGAAGATCGTCACGTGCAGCTGTTCGAGAATTCCAAACCGCATCGCCGAGGGGTCGGTGGTGACCCAGTTGCCGCGGTAGGTGAAGAAGTTGACCTGATTTCGAGCCAGCGCCGGCATGGCATGCCACAGCAGGAAACCGCCGACGCCTGCGATCAGGGCCACGACCAATAAGCCAGCCCCCAGCGAGAGGCGGCGAAAAACCCGGTCCGCCAGCGGCGGCCGGCCATAGCCCCACGGGTTGATCGGGACCACCGGCGGTTCCGGGAAGGGCGCGGCGACGACTTCACCCGAACCCGCGTCGGCTGGGTTTGGCTGTCGGTCCATCAAGTCACTGTTGATCCCGTCGAAGTGCTCCGTGCGGTTACTGCAGTGCGTTGATCGCGGTGATCAGGCGCTCCTTGACCTTATCCGGCAACGGGACGTACCCGGCGGAGGTGAGCACCGCCTGGCCCTTGTCGACGGCAGTGGTGAGGAACGCTTTGACCGCGGCGGCCGTGTCCGGGTCGTAGCCCCGGGAGCACACGATCTCGTAGGTCGCCAGCACCAGCGGGTAGGCCGTCGGCTCGTGGATGGCGTACATCGAGCCCAGCTCCAGCACCAGATCGTTCCCGCCGGCCGCGAATGTAACGGCGTTGACGGCGTTGCGGGCGGTCTCCTCGGTCAGCGCGACGACGCCGTTGCCCGTGTCGATCTGCGCGAACGGCACCCGGGCGCGATCGGCGAAACCCTTCTCGACGTATCCGATTGCACCCGGAGTGGTCTGCACCGCCTCGACCACGCCGGCCGACCGGGGGGCGCCCTCACCCACGCCGCCCTGGAACTCGGTTCCGACGCCCCGGGACCAGCTCTGCGGCGCCGCGGTGGTCAGGTACTTCTGGAAATTGTCGGTGGTTCCCGACGAGTCCTTGCGGTAGATCGGAGTGATCGTCGTTTTGGGCAGTGCCACACCGGGATTGAGCGCAACCAGCAGCGGGTCGTCCCAGCGCCGGATGCCGCCGCTGAAGATCTTGGCCAACGCGTCGGCGTCGACGGCCAGCTTGGGGACGCCCGGCAGGTTGTACACCAACGCGATCGGCCCGAACACCAGCGGCAGATCCCATGCCGAACTTCCGTTGCACCGCTGGGCAGCGGGGCCGATCTGGGAGGCGACCAGCGGCGAATCAGATCCGGCGAAGTCCAC
It contains:
- the pstC gene encoding phosphate ABC transporter permease subunit PstC — encoded protein: MDRQPNPADAGSGEVVAAPFPEPPVVPINPWGYGRPPLADRVFRRLSLGAGLLVVALIAGVGGFLLWHAMPALARNQVNFFTYRGNWVTTDPSAMRFGILEQLHVTIFVSVFALALAMPVALGVALYLTQYAPRRLAAPLSYTVDLLAAVPSIIYGVWGLYVLAPRLRPVAVWLNVHLGQLFLFSTGNASAAGGGTIFTAGIVLAVMILPIITAVTREVFVQTPQEEIEAALALGATRWEVVKTTVLPFGRSGFISGSILGLGQALGETVALLIILRGTQTAFGWSLFDGGSTFATKIAAAAPEFDNQYKAGAYLAAGLVLFLLTFVVNALARAAVAGTRAVRPRS
- the pstA gene encoding phosphate ABC transporter permease PstA, with the protein product MTSMLDRPLKWRTLAGRGLRRRIANAVATIMVTLAMLVALAPLLWLLCSVAVNGFRALASSTWWTHSQAGTTALNSGGGAYHAIVGTLLLGLACAAISIPIGVLVGIYLVEYGGRSPLARLVTFTVDILAGVPSIVAALFIYAVWVAALGLPRSQFAVSLALVLMMLPVIARATEEMLRIVPVDLREASYALGIPKWKTIARVVIPTGLSGILTGILLALARVLGETSPLLILVGYSRAMNFDMFSGFMGSLPGMMYDQTTAGAGADPVPTERMWGAALTLILLIAIINIGARMVAKAFAPKKT
- the pstS gene encoding phosphate ABC transporter substrate-binding protein PstS translates to MSPWVKSRSVLRATAVALTICGAAVTACGSDDNRGALTQSSRVSGEGSCGGKNALTAEGSTAQQIAIALFNQVWGQLCPGKSVAYNPTGSGAGREQFIAGHVDFAGSDSPLVASQIGPAAQRCNGSSAWDLPLVFGPIALVYNLPGVPKLAVDADALAKIFSGGIRRWDDPLLVALNPGVALPKTTITPIYRKDSSGTTDNFQKYLTTAAPQSWSRGVGTEFQGGVGEGAPRSAGVVEAVQTTPGAIGYVEKGFADRARVPFAQIDTGNGVVALTEETARNAVNAVTFAAGGNDLVLELGSMYAIHEPTAYPLVLATYEIVCSRGYDPDTAAAVKAFLTTAVDKGQAVLTSAGYVPLPDKVKERLITAINALQ